The nucleotide window CGTCTGTGCACGATATCGGCAAAATCGGGATTCCCGATCGAATTTTGCTAAAACCCGGGCGCCTTGATGCAGAAGAGTGGGAGGTGATGAAGACCCATCCGGAGCACGGGTTTCTGATCCTCGGCACCGTCGAATCACCCTATGCTAGCTCGGTAGCCAATGTGGTTCGATACCACCATGAGGCGTTTGATGGCAGCGGATACCCCGACGGCAA belongs to Candidatus Obscuribacterales bacterium and includes:
- a CDS encoding HD domain-containing phosphohydrolase, coding for MNDLSLTNPFRSLIAALEKRDEYTAGHDQRTKLIALDIGEQCNLEAEELAILEIAASVHDIGKIGIPDRILLKPGRLDAEEWEVMKTHPEHGFLILGTVESPYASSVANVVRYHHEAFDGSGYPDG